From the Deinococcota bacterium genome, the window GACGCACCCTGGCCCGGAGCAGCACGGGCCGGAGCTTCCGGTCGGGCAGTCGCGCTCAGGGCCGCGCCGCCGCGCCCGCCACCTGGGTCCCGGGCGGCGGCCGCCGTGAGCTAGCCTGCCGCTTGGCCTCGTGCCAGACCTGCATCGCCTGGTCCTCGGTGAGCACGGTGAAGGTCTCGACCGACGCGCCCAGGACCCCGTTCACCAGCGCGAACTGCTCTTCGCGCCTAAAACCGAGCTTGCCCATCTCGCGGTGCATGGCTTCGGCACGCTCGGCGGGTAAGGTCGGCGCGGGCTCAGGGCCACTAGGCCCACGGCTAGAGCCGTTCACCGAGCCCGCCTGCGGCAGAAAGCGCTGCGGTAGCCTGGGTGTCTCCAGGAGGCGCTTCTGGTCGTCGTCGTAAGCGAGCCAGGGCGCGTCCACGTCGTAGAGATAGCGGCCCAGGCCGAACTTGGAGCAGGCGCGCTTGAAGGCCTGCGCCTCGGCGGCGGTGCCGGGCGCGAAGCCGTCGTTCTCCTCGCCGGTACTGGAGCGCGTCACCCCGTGAATGCTCAGCTCGCAGATGATGCGCGCGTCGCCCCAGGGTCTGAAGCTCACGCTCCAGTTGCCGGGCACGAGCGCATTCAGCCTATCCTCGTAGACGCGCGGGTCGGCGTAGGGCAGCGCCTGGGCGCGCTTCTTGTCGCGCGAGACGTTGCCGACGCGCCAGTAGACGGCGGACTCGGGAAAGGGTTCGGCGAGCCTCTTCAAGAGCTCGCTCCAGTCGGTAGCTGTGGCTATAGTTGCGGTATCGTCTCGGTTCATGCGGCACGCTCCAGTTCGGGCGGGTCCTGCTCGAGCTCGAGGACGCCCTGACCCAGGCAGTCGGGGCAGGGGTCCTCGAGCCAGTCGCAAAACCAGCCGTCCAGGCTGAGGTCGTAGTGCTCGCGCGGGCTGTAGATGAGTCCCTCGCCCTGGCAGCGGAGGCAGCGTGCGGGCTTCATGCCGCCACCCGCTCGAGCTCGGGGTGCCGGGCACGCTCGCTCACCACGGCGCCGGCGTATTCCGACTCCGGCCTGGACGCCTGCACTTCGGCGTAGACAAGGGCGCAGGCGCGGTCCTTGATGTAGCGCTGGCGCAGGGTGAGCCCGTAGCCGTCCAAAAAGCAGGCCAGCCCGAAGAGGCGCCGCACCGCGTCGCTGCGCACCAGGCCGACGCAGGCCAGGCCGCCCGAGGCGGCAATGCAAGCGGCCATATCAGCTGCCAGGACGTCGATGGCCTCCTGCCCGGCGTCCTGGTGCCAGGCGGCCATGAGGCGGTGAAAGGTTCGTGCGGGATGGTTCATGCTCTTTCCTCCGGGTACGGATACCAGGGCGCGGGGTCTTGGCGGACGGCGCGCCGCTAGGGCTTGCGGTGGCGGATAGCCAGGGTGAGAGTCCAGGTTAAGGGCACTAGCCCTAGGCCCTAGCGGGCCTCACCTGGGGCCTCGAGCGCCCCTTCGTTGGACCTCTTGGAGGAGCTGGTTGAGGGATTGGGGACCAGTGCATCACGGTGCTACACCTCAGTTGGGCTTCAGTTGGGGGCTTCGAAAAGCTCGGCGGTCAGCTCGCCCCGCAAGAGCCCGCGGTAGACGCCTTCGACGACGATCTCCTCGGGGCTGACCTTGAGGACGGGGTAGCGCCGGTTGTGCGGGCGCAAGAGCGCCTCCTCGCTGCCCCGCGACCAGTCGAGGTACTTGAGCGTCACCTCGGTGTCGGCCACGCGCAGGGCGCAGATGTCGCCCGAGGCCGGCTTAGCGCCCTTCTGCAACAGGACCACGTCGCGGTCCTGGATGAGGTCGGCCATCGAGTCGCCCGAGACGCGCAGGGCGAAGAGACCGGGCCGGGAGCGGATGGGCAAGTAACCCTCGAGGTCTTGCCTCTCGTCGGAGAGCAAGCCCGCCGGAATCGAGCCGAGCACCGGCACCGTCCCCGCGCCCTTCAGCCTGAGTTCCGGCGACTGGCCGACGCCCCGGCTCGCAAAGGAGAGGTAGCCCTTCTTGTCGAGGGCCTGGAGGTGCTGGCGCAAGGAGACATAGTGCATGTTCATATCCCGGGCCAGGTCGGCGACGGGCGGCAGGCCGCCGGCCTTGTCGAGGATGCTCTGGAGGCGCTCGAGGACGCTGCGTTGTTTGGGCGAGAGTGGTTTCATAGGCATCACCTTAAAATTTAAGGTATCTCTAGTGTACAGGATGGAGGGACGAAAATCAAGCCCTCGAGGACAAAAGAACAAAAGGACAAGGTGAAACAGGACAAGGTGAAACAGGACAAAGGCTCGAGGACATTATGAACAGCGATTTGACAGGCAAAATTTTCAAGTGCTATAACGGGGGTGCATCACCACAGGCGCCTGCACGCAGGCGGTAACGTCAGCAAGACAACGCAAAGAGCTATGGGGCGGATCGACTCTTTCAGCGGTTCCGCTCGACCAAGGAGGTTATCATGAAGCGATCGTCCCTCATCGTCCTCACGCTAGCACTGTCGGTGCTCGGCTTCGGCCTGGCCCAGCGGCAGTTTCTCACCATCGGCACCGGCGGCGTCACCGGCGTCTACTATCCCGTCGGCGGCGCTACCGCGCGCCTCGTCAACGAGGCCGACGTCGGCCTGCGCCTGACGGTGGAGTCCACCGCCGGCTCGGTCTTCAACGTCCGCGCCATGGCCGCGGGCGAGCTCGACCTGGCCCTGGCCCAGTCCGATGTGGTCTACCAGGCCTACAACGGCGAAGCCGAGTTCGAGGGTGAACCCGTCGAGAGGCTGCGCACCGTCATGGGTCTCCACGCCGAGCCCCTGCACCTCATCTGCCGTCAGGAGGCGGGCGTCGAGAGCTTGGAGGACATCGTGGGCACCTCGATCAACTTGGGCCCCCCCGGCTCGGGCATCTTGAACACCGTCCAGGCCGTGCTCGAGGTCTATGGCATCGACGAAGGCGAGCTTCAGGCCGAGTACCTGCGCCCCGCCGAAGCCCCCGACTTCTTGCGCGACGGCCGCCTCGACTGCTTTTTCTACACCGTGGGCATCGGCGGCGCCGCCATCCAGGACATCGCCGTGACCACCGACATCACCCTGGTGCCGCTCGACGGGCCCGAGCTCGAGGGCCTCATCGAGGAGTTCCCTTACTACGCCTTCGCCACCGTGCCCGCCGGCACCTACAGCGGCATCGACGAGGACGTGACCATCTTCGGCGTCAAGGCGCTCTTCGCCACCACCACCGACTTAGACGACGAGGTGGTCTACAACGTCGTCACCGCGGTCTTGAACAACTTGGAGACCTTCCAGCAGACCCACCCCGCGCTCGCCGGCCTGACCGAGGAGGACTTTCTCTCCGGCCTCGGCGCGCCGCTGCACCCCGGCGCCGAACGCGCCTACCGCGAAGCGGGCATGATCGACTAAGCCCTGGCCGCCGTCACCCCTTGATGGCACAAGGGGTGACGGCTTGCCATCTTTTCTCGCCAAGGCTCGAGCGCGGTTCTGCTATGATGTGGCAAGCCTATTTGATAACAGCTGATTTGACAAGCCAATTTGAGGGTCGTGAAGCTGCTCGAGGAGGATCATGGCGAAAAAGAGGAAGGAGCACCGCAAGGAGGACGCGGTCCCCGTACCGGTAAAGCCTGCCGCGCCGCTCGTCAAGGATGACTCGGTCATCGACGGGGCCGCGGCGGAGAGAGCGCGGCTCTTGGTCGAGGAGGCCGAGGTTGGCGGGCGCAACCCGGTGGGCTGGGTGGGCTGGCTCATCTTCGCGCTGGCCATCGGCTGGTCGCTCTTTCAGTTGAGCATCGCCAGCGTCTTCGTGCTCGACGCCTACCGCGCCCGCGCCATTCACCTCGCCTTCGCCATCGTCCTCACCTTTTTGGTCTTCCCCGCGCGCAAGGGCGGCCGAGGCGACCGCGTTCCCTGGTACGACTACATCTTGGCCATCATAGCCGGTCTCGGCGCGCTCTATCTCGTTTTCGACTTCGCCGGCATCCAGATGCGCCAGGGCATTCCCATCCCCCGCGAGGTCGTGCTCGGCTCGGTGACGATTCTCCTGCTCTTGGAGGCCACCCGGCGCTCGCTCGGCCCGGCGCTCGCGGTCATCGCCGGGGTCTTTATCCTCTACGCCCTGGTGGGGCCGCGCGGCGCGGTTCCCTGGCTGGCGCCCTTTATGCCCGACATCTTAGCGCACCGCGGCTACTCCTTGGAGCGGATCGTCAGCCAGATGTACATCACCACCGAGGGCGTCTTCGGCATCGCCCTGGGCGTCAGCACGCAGTTCGTCTTTCTGTTCGTGCTCTTCGGCTCGATGCTCGACAAGGCCGGGGCGGGCAAGTACTTTATCGACGTGGCGACCTCGTTTCTGGGCGTCTACCGGGGCGGGCCGGCCAAGGCGGCGGTGGTCGCCTCGGGCCTGACCGGGATGATCTCGGGCTCGTCCTTGGCCAACGTGGTCACCACCGGCACCTTCACGATTCCGCTGATGAAGCGCTCGGGCTACCCGCCGCACAAGGCGGCGGCGGCGGAGTGCGCGGTGTCCACCAACGGCCAGCTCATGCCGCCGGTGATGGGCGCGGCGGCCTTTATCATCGCCGAGTTCGTGGGCATCCCCTACTTCGAAGTGGTCCGCGCCGCCTTTGTGCCCGCGGTGGTCGCCTACGTGGCGCTCTTTTACATCATGCACCTAGAAGCGCTCAAGCTCGGCCTGCGGGGCCTGCCGCGCGCCGAGCTGCCGAGCCGGCTGAAGACCTTTTTGTGGGGCGTTCACTACCTCGTCCCCATCGCCATCCTCGTCAACGCCCTGGTTATCGAGCGCGTCTCGCCGGGTTTCGCGGTCATGCAGGCCATCGCGGCGCTGGCCGTGCTCATGCTCGCGCAGGAGCCCGTCAAGGCCCTCTTTACCGGGAGGCCCGTGGGGCCGGCCTTCGTGGACGGTGTAAAGAGCCTGATCGCCGGGCTCGAGGCGGGCGCCCGCAACATGGTCGGCATCGCCGTGGCCGTGGCGGCGGCGGGCATCATCGTCGGCACCGTCAACCTGACCGGCCTGGGCCTGCGCCTCACCGAGATCATCGAGACGATCTCGAGGGTTCTCGCCGGCCTGGTCGGCCTCGTCACCGTGCCGCTCGTCGAGCTTCTGGGTGGCAACGTCTTGGCCTTTGAG encodes:
- a CDS encoding TAXI family TRAP transporter solute-binding subunit, with amino-acid sequence MKRSSLIVLTLALSVLGFGLAQRQFLTIGTGGVTGVYYPVGGATARLVNEADVGLRLTVESTAGSVFNVRAMAAGELDLALAQSDVVYQAYNGEAEFEGEPVERLRTVMGLHAEPLHLICRQEAGVESLEDIVGTSINLGPPGSGILNTVQAVLEVYGIDEGELQAEYLRPAEAPDFLRDGRLDCFFYTVGIGGAAIQDIAVTTDITLVPLDGPELEGLIEEFPYYAFATVPAGTYSGIDEDVTIFGVKALFATTTDLDDEVVYNVVTAVLNNLETFQQTHPALAGLTEEDFLSGLGAPLHPGAERAYREAGMID
- a CDS encoding TRAP transporter permease, producing MAKKRKEHRKEDAVPVPVKPAAPLVKDDSVIDGAAAERARLLVEEAEVGGRNPVGWVGWLIFALAIGWSLFQLSIASVFVLDAYRARAIHLAFAIVLTFLVFPARKGGRGDRVPWYDYILAIIAGLGALYLVFDFAGIQMRQGIPIPREVVLGSVTILLLLEATRRSLGPALAVIAGVFILYALVGPRGAVPWLAPFMPDILAHRGYSLERIVSQMYITTEGVFGIALGVSTQFVFLFVLFGSMLDKAGAGKYFIDVATSFLGVYRGGPAKAAVVASGLTGMISGSSLANVVTTGTFTIPLMKRSGYPPHKAAAAECAVSTNGQLMPPVMGAAAFIIAEFVGIPYFEVVRAAFVPAVVAYVALFYIMHLEALKLGLRGLPRAELPSRLKTFLWGVHYLVPIAILVNALVIERVSPGFAVMQAIAALAVLMLAQEPVKALFTGRPVGPAFVDGVKSLIAGLEAGARNMVGIAVAVAAAGIIVGTVNLTGLGLRLTEIIETISRVLAGLVGLVTVPLVELLGGNVLAFENLTQFTIVLIITAITSLILGLGLPTTANYIVMATLTAPIIYNLGQQFGFGFPLLAAHLFVFFFGILADDTPPVGLAAFAAAAIARTDPIKTGIQAFIYDMRTAILPFMFIFNTGLLLVGVTSWLAGLHIFVSAVIGMFAFSAGTQGFVMTRTILPERLVLLAVAFMLIQPTWTTDLIGASLYALVYLSQWLRMRRAEGRPSPA